Proteins from one Rosa chinensis cultivar Old Blush chromosome 7, RchiOBHm-V2, whole genome shotgun sequence genomic window:
- the LOC112175491 gene encoding serine racemase isoform X3: MSFKTGKIAEQTNLSAGIFGLLDCTIVLKMEAESQMREIKYAADISSIKEAQARIKPFIHETPVLSSETLNLLSGRQLFFKCECFQKGGAFKFRGACNAVFSLDDDQAAKGVVTHSSGNHAAALSFAAKLRGIPAYIVIPKNAPKCKVENVVRYGGQVIWSEPTMQSRESTAAKVLQETGAVLLHPYNDRRIISGQGTISLELLEQQVPHLDAIVVPISGGGLISGVALAAKSINPAIRVFAAEPEGANDAAQSKEAGRIITLSETNTVADGLRAFLGDLTWPIVRDLVDGIVTVEDKEIINAMKLCYEILKVAVEPSGAIGLAAVLSDSFKNNPAWKDCTNIGIILSGGPKH; encoded by the exons ATGAGCTTTAAAACTGGGAAAATAGCAGAGCAGACCAATTTATCAGCTGGGATATTTGGGCTCTTGGATTGTACT ATAGTCTTAAAGATGGAAGCAGAGAGTCAAATGAGGGAGATAAAATATGCTGCTGATATTTCGTCTATAAAGGAAGCACAGGCACGCATCAAGCCGTTCATACACGAAACTCCAGTCCTGTCCTCTGAAACTTTGAATCTTCTTTCAGGAAGACAGCTGTTTTTCAAATGTGAATGTTTCCAAAAGGG TGGCGCTTTCAAATTCAGAGGCGCTTGCAATGCCGTGTTTTCACTTGATGATGATCAGGCTGCTAAGGGGGTTGTAACACATAGCAG TGGTAACCATGCTGCAGCATTGTCTTTCGCTGCAAAACTACGGGGTATTCCTGCATATATAGTTATACCGAAAAATGCTCCAAAATGCAAAGTTGAGAATGTCGTGCGTTACGGTGGCCAGGTTATCTGGAGTGAGCCAACAATGCAGTCGAGGGAAAGTACTGCAGCCAAGGTACTGCAAGAAACTGGCGCAGTTCTTCTACATCCCTACAATGACAGGCGCATAATAAG TGGCCAGGGTACCATATCATTGGAGTTACTGGAGCAACAAGTTCCACATTTAGATGCTATTGTAGTTCCCATAAGTG GAGGTGGCTTGATATCAGGTGTGGCTTTAGCTGCTAAGTCCATCAATCCTGCCATTCGAGTTTTTGCTGCTGAACCTGAGGGAGCTAATGATGCAGCTCAATCCAAAGAAGCTGGAAGGATAATAACATTGTCTGAGACCAACACTGTAGCAGATGGACTTCGAGCTTTTCTGGGAGATCTGACCTG GCCAATTGTAAGAGATCTTGTCGATGGCATTGTAACTGTAGAGGACAAGGAGATAATAAATGCAATGAAACTCTGTTACGAGATTCTGAAGGTTGCAGTAGAACCTAGTGGAGCAATAGGCCTCGCAGCTGTTTTATCTGATAGTTTCAAGAACAATCCTGCATGGAAGGATTGCACCAATATAGGAATCATTCTTTCTGGAG GTCCAAAGCATTAA
- the LOC112175491 gene encoding serine racemase isoform X2: MSFKTGKIAEQTNLSAGIFGLLDCTIVLKMEAESQMREIKYAADISSIKEAQARIKPFIHETPVLSSETLNLLSGRQLFFKCECFQKGGAFKFRGACNAVFSLDDDQAAKGVVTHSSGNHAAALSFAAKLRGIPAYIVIPKNAPKCKVENVVRYGGQVIWSEPTMQSRESTAAKVLQETGAVLLHPYNDRRIISGQGTISLELLEQQVPHLDAIVVPISGGGLISGVALAAKSINPAIRVFAAEPEGANDAAQSKEAGRIITLSETNTVADGLRAFLGDLTWPIVRDLVDGIVTVEDKEIINAMKLCYEILKVAVEPSGAIGLAAVLSDSFKNNPAWKDCTNIGIILSGGTSTLQTDYCRNGN, encoded by the exons ATGAGCTTTAAAACTGGGAAAATAGCAGAGCAGACCAATTTATCAGCTGGGATATTTGGGCTCTTGGATTGTACT ATAGTCTTAAAGATGGAAGCAGAGAGTCAAATGAGGGAGATAAAATATGCTGCTGATATTTCGTCTATAAAGGAAGCACAGGCACGCATCAAGCCGTTCATACACGAAACTCCAGTCCTGTCCTCTGAAACTTTGAATCTTCTTTCAGGAAGACAGCTGTTTTTCAAATGTGAATGTTTCCAAAAGGG TGGCGCTTTCAAATTCAGAGGCGCTTGCAATGCCGTGTTTTCACTTGATGATGATCAGGCTGCTAAGGGGGTTGTAACACATAGCAG TGGTAACCATGCTGCAGCATTGTCTTTCGCTGCAAAACTACGGGGTATTCCTGCATATATAGTTATACCGAAAAATGCTCCAAAATGCAAAGTTGAGAATGTCGTGCGTTACGGTGGCCAGGTTATCTGGAGTGAGCCAACAATGCAGTCGAGGGAAAGTACTGCAGCCAAGGTACTGCAAGAAACTGGCGCAGTTCTTCTACATCCCTACAATGACAGGCGCATAATAAG TGGCCAGGGTACCATATCATTGGAGTTACTGGAGCAACAAGTTCCACATTTAGATGCTATTGTAGTTCCCATAAGTG GAGGTGGCTTGATATCAGGTGTGGCTTTAGCTGCTAAGTCCATCAATCCTGCCATTCGAGTTTTTGCTGCTGAACCTGAGGGAGCTAATGATGCAGCTCAATCCAAAGAAGCTGGAAGGATAATAACATTGTCTGAGACCAACACTGTAGCAGATGGACTTCGAGCTTTTCTGGGAGATCTGACCTG GCCAATTGTAAGAGATCTTGTCGATGGCATTGTAACTGTAGAGGACAAGGAGATAATAAATGCAATGAAACTCTGTTACGAGATTCTGAAGGTTGCAGTAGAACCTAGTGGAGCAATAGGCCTCGCAGCTGTTTTATCTGATAGTTTCAAGAACAATCCTGCATGGAAGGATTGCACCAATATAGGAATCATTCTTTCTGGAG GTACAAGCACCTTGCAAACCGATTATTGTAGAAATGGGAACTAG
- the LOC112175491 gene encoding serine racemase isoform X1 — protein MSFKTGKIAEQTNLSAGIFGLLDCTIVLKMEAESQMREIKYAADISSIKEAQARIKPFIHETPVLSSETLNLLSGRQLFFKCECFQKGGAFKFRGACNAVFSLDDDQAAKGVVTHSSGNHAAALSFAAKLRGIPAYIVIPKNAPKCKVENVVRYGGQVIWSEPTMQSRESTAAKVLQETGAVLLHPYNDRRIISGQGTISLELLEQQVPHLDAIVVPISGGGLISGVALAAKSINPAIRVFAAEPEGANDAAQSKEAGRIITLSETNTVADGLRAFLGDLTWPIVRDLVDGIVTVEDKEIINAMKLCYEILKVAVEPSGAIGLAAVLSDSFKNNPAWKDCTNIGIILSGGNVDLGIIWDSYTK, from the exons ATGAGCTTTAAAACTGGGAAAATAGCAGAGCAGACCAATTTATCAGCTGGGATATTTGGGCTCTTGGATTGTACT ATAGTCTTAAAGATGGAAGCAGAGAGTCAAATGAGGGAGATAAAATATGCTGCTGATATTTCGTCTATAAAGGAAGCACAGGCACGCATCAAGCCGTTCATACACGAAACTCCAGTCCTGTCCTCTGAAACTTTGAATCTTCTTTCAGGAAGACAGCTGTTTTTCAAATGTGAATGTTTCCAAAAGGG TGGCGCTTTCAAATTCAGAGGCGCTTGCAATGCCGTGTTTTCACTTGATGATGATCAGGCTGCTAAGGGGGTTGTAACACATAGCAG TGGTAACCATGCTGCAGCATTGTCTTTCGCTGCAAAACTACGGGGTATTCCTGCATATATAGTTATACCGAAAAATGCTCCAAAATGCAAAGTTGAGAATGTCGTGCGTTACGGTGGCCAGGTTATCTGGAGTGAGCCAACAATGCAGTCGAGGGAAAGTACTGCAGCCAAGGTACTGCAAGAAACTGGCGCAGTTCTTCTACATCCCTACAATGACAGGCGCATAATAAG TGGCCAGGGTACCATATCATTGGAGTTACTGGAGCAACAAGTTCCACATTTAGATGCTATTGTAGTTCCCATAAGTG GAGGTGGCTTGATATCAGGTGTGGCTTTAGCTGCTAAGTCCATCAATCCTGCCATTCGAGTTTTTGCTGCTGAACCTGAGGGAGCTAATGATGCAGCTCAATCCAAAGAAGCTGGAAGGATAATAACATTGTCTGAGACCAACACTGTAGCAGATGGACTTCGAGCTTTTCTGGGAGATCTGACCTG GCCAATTGTAAGAGATCTTGTCGATGGCATTGTAACTGTAGAGGACAAGGAGATAATAAATGCAATGAAACTCTGTTACGAGATTCTGAAGGTTGCAGTAGAACCTAGTGGAGCAATAGGCCTCGCAGCTGTTTTATCTGATAGTTTCAAGAACAATCCTGCATGGAAGGATTGCACCAATATAGGAATCATTCTTTCTGGAGGTAATGTTGATCTAGGCATCATATGGGATTCATACACAAAATAA
- the LOC112175491 gene encoding serine racemase isoform X5 translates to MEAESQMREIKYAADISSIKEAQARIKPFIHETPVLSSETLNLLSGRQLFFKCECFQKGGAFKFRGACNAVFSLDDDQAAKGVVTHSSGNHAAALSFAAKLRGIPAYIVIPKNAPKCKVENVVRYGGQVIWSEPTMQSRESTAAKVLQETGAVLLHPYNDRRIISGQGTISLELLEQQVPHLDAIVVPISGGGLISGVALAAKSINPAIRVFAAEPEGANDAAQSKEAGRIITLSETNTVADGLRAFLGDLTWPIVRDLVDGIVTVEDKEIINAMKLCYEILKVAVEPSGAIGLAAVLSDSFKNNPAWKDCTNIGIILSGGNVDLGIIWDSYTK, encoded by the exons ATGGAAGCAGAGAGTCAAATGAGGGAGATAAAATATGCTGCTGATATTTCGTCTATAAAGGAAGCACAGGCACGCATCAAGCCGTTCATACACGAAACTCCAGTCCTGTCCTCTGAAACTTTGAATCTTCTTTCAGGAAGACAGCTGTTTTTCAAATGTGAATGTTTCCAAAAGGG TGGCGCTTTCAAATTCAGAGGCGCTTGCAATGCCGTGTTTTCACTTGATGATGATCAGGCTGCTAAGGGGGTTGTAACACATAGCAG TGGTAACCATGCTGCAGCATTGTCTTTCGCTGCAAAACTACGGGGTATTCCTGCATATATAGTTATACCGAAAAATGCTCCAAAATGCAAAGTTGAGAATGTCGTGCGTTACGGTGGCCAGGTTATCTGGAGTGAGCCAACAATGCAGTCGAGGGAAAGTACTGCAGCCAAGGTACTGCAAGAAACTGGCGCAGTTCTTCTACATCCCTACAATGACAGGCGCATAATAAG TGGCCAGGGTACCATATCATTGGAGTTACTGGAGCAACAAGTTCCACATTTAGATGCTATTGTAGTTCCCATAAGTG GAGGTGGCTTGATATCAGGTGTGGCTTTAGCTGCTAAGTCCATCAATCCTGCCATTCGAGTTTTTGCTGCTGAACCTGAGGGAGCTAATGATGCAGCTCAATCCAAAGAAGCTGGAAGGATAATAACATTGTCTGAGACCAACACTGTAGCAGATGGACTTCGAGCTTTTCTGGGAGATCTGACCTG GCCAATTGTAAGAGATCTTGTCGATGGCATTGTAACTGTAGAGGACAAGGAGATAATAAATGCAATGAAACTCTGTTACGAGATTCTGAAGGTTGCAGTAGAACCTAGTGGAGCAATAGGCCTCGCAGCTGTTTTATCTGATAGTTTCAAGAACAATCCTGCATGGAAGGATTGCACCAATATAGGAATCATTCTTTCTGGAGGTAATGTTGATCTAGGCATCATATGGGATTCATACACAAAATAA
- the LOC112176832 gene encoding oxalate--CoA ligase produces the protein MENPTLTGLLKKVASEFPNRRAISVSGKFDLTHARLQELVEHAASQLLAAGIGPHDTVALTFPNTIEFVVMFLAVIRCRATAAPLNAAYTAEEFEFYLSDSESKLLITAEKPIQSALTAASKLSIPYVTASLPDSAAHISLSSTTTAGKPSSDSVSELVNDPSDVALFLHTSGTTSRPKGVPLTQLNLASSVRNIRSVYKLTESDSTVIVLPLFHVHGLIAGLLSSLTAGAAATLPAAGRFSASTFWSDMLAYNATWYTAVPTIHQIILDRHANKPEPAYPKLRFIRSCSASLAPSILTRLEESFGAPVLEAYAMTEATHLMCSNPLPEDGEHKPGSVGIPVGQELAILNENGVVQPNDVSGEVCIRGPNVTKGYKNNPEANKAAFTFGWFHTGDVGFLDSDGYLHLVGRIKELINRGGEKISPIEVDAVLLSHPEIAQAVCFGVPDDKYGEEINCAIIPREGSSIDDEEVLRFCKKNLAAFKVPKRVFITDSVPKTATGKIQRRIVAEHFLAQISTAKVPKFGA, from the exons AGCTCGTCGAGCACGCCGCCTCTCAATTACTCGCCGCCGGTATCGGTCCTCACGACACCGTCGCTCTCACCTTCCCCAACACCATTGAG TTTGTGGTGATGTTCTTGGCGGTGATACGGTGCCGAGCCACAGCCGCGCCGCTTAACGCGGCGTACACGGCGGAGGAGTTCGAGTTCTACCTCTCCGACTCCGAGTCGAAGCTTCTGATCACGGCGGAGAAGCCAATTCAGTCGGCTCTGACCGCCGCTTCCAAGCTCAGCATCCCTTACGTGACGGCGTCGCTGCCCGACTCCGCCGCACATATTTCTCTGTCTTCAACCACCACCGCCGGCAAGCCGAGTTCCGACTCGGTTTCGGAACTCGTTAACGACCCGTCCGACGTGGCACTCTTCCTCCACACGTCGGGGACCACGAGCCGGCCCAAGGGGGTTCCCCTGACCCAGCTCAATCTGGCCTCGTCGGTTCGGAACATCCGGTCGGTCTATAAACTCACCGAGTCGGACTCGACGGTGATCGTCCTGCCGTTGTTTCACGTGCACGGGTTAATCGCCGGCTTACTGAGTTCACTCACCGCCGGAGCGGCCGCGACGCTCCCCGCCGCCGGCCGATTCTCCGCTTCGACGTTTTGGTCAGACATGCTAGCATACAACGCCACGTGGTACACTGCGGTGCCCACCATCCACCAGATCATTCTCGACCGTCACGCCAACAAACCCGAACCGGCCTACCCGAAGCTCCGGTTTATCCGGAGCTGCAGCGCGTCGCTGGCACCGTCAATTTTGACGCGTTTGGAGGAGTCGTTCGGCGCGCCGGTGCTGGAGGCTTACGCGATGACGGAGGCGACCCATTTGATGTGTTCGAACCCGTTACCCGAAGACGGCGAGCACAAACCCGGGTCCGTCGGGATTCCCGTGGGCCAGGAATTGGCCATCTTGAACGAGAACGGCGTCGTTCAGCCGAATGACGTCAGCGGCGAGGTGTGCATTAGGGGACCTAATGTGACAAAAGGGTATAAGAACAACCCGGAAGCAAACAAAGCAGCTTTCACATTCGGGTGGTTCCACACAGGAGATGTTGGGTTTTTGGACTCCGATGGGTACTTGCACCTTGTGGGTCGGATCAAGGAGCTCATTAACCGTGGAG GGGAGAAGATATCACCAATTGAAGTAGACGCAGTGCTCTTGTCACATCCCGAAATTGCTCAGGCAGTTTGTTTCGGAGTGCCTGATGATAAATATGGTGAAGAG ATTAACTGTGCTATAATCCCAAGAGAAGGCTCAAGCAtagacgacgaagaagtgctgCGTTTTTGCAAGAAGAATCTTGCAGCTTTCAAGGTGCCCAAGAGAGTGTTCATCACTGACTCGGTTCCGAAAACTGCAACAGGGAAGATCCAACGTCGCATTGTGGCAGAGCATTTCCTTGCTCAAATCTCCACTGCTAAGGTTCCCAAGTTTGGTGCTTAA
- the LOC112175491 gene encoding serine racemase isoform X4, which translates to MSFKTGKIAEQTNLSAGIFGLLDCTIVLKMEAESQMREIKYAADISSIKEAQARIKPFIHETPVLSSETLNLLSGRQLFFKCECFQKGGAFKFRGACNAVFSLDDDQAAKGVVTHSSGNHAAALSFAAKLRGIPAYIVIPKNAPKCKVENVVRYGGQVIWSEPTMQSRESTAAKVLQETGAVLLHPYNDRRIISGQGTISLELLEQQVPHLDAIVVPISGGGLISGVALAAKSINPAIRVFAAEPEGANDAAQSKEAGRIITLSETNTVADGLRAFLGDLTWPIVRDLVDGIVTVEDKEIINAMKLCYEILKVAVEPSGAIGLAAVLSDSFKNNPAWKDCTNIGIILSGATK; encoded by the exons ATGAGCTTTAAAACTGGGAAAATAGCAGAGCAGACCAATTTATCAGCTGGGATATTTGGGCTCTTGGATTGTACT ATAGTCTTAAAGATGGAAGCAGAGAGTCAAATGAGGGAGATAAAATATGCTGCTGATATTTCGTCTATAAAGGAAGCACAGGCACGCATCAAGCCGTTCATACACGAAACTCCAGTCCTGTCCTCTGAAACTTTGAATCTTCTTTCAGGAAGACAGCTGTTTTTCAAATGTGAATGTTTCCAAAAGGG TGGCGCTTTCAAATTCAGAGGCGCTTGCAATGCCGTGTTTTCACTTGATGATGATCAGGCTGCTAAGGGGGTTGTAACACATAGCAG TGGTAACCATGCTGCAGCATTGTCTTTCGCTGCAAAACTACGGGGTATTCCTGCATATATAGTTATACCGAAAAATGCTCCAAAATGCAAAGTTGAGAATGTCGTGCGTTACGGTGGCCAGGTTATCTGGAGTGAGCCAACAATGCAGTCGAGGGAAAGTACTGCAGCCAAGGTACTGCAAGAAACTGGCGCAGTTCTTCTACATCCCTACAATGACAGGCGCATAATAAG TGGCCAGGGTACCATATCATTGGAGTTACTGGAGCAACAAGTTCCACATTTAGATGCTATTGTAGTTCCCATAAGTG GAGGTGGCTTGATATCAGGTGTGGCTTTAGCTGCTAAGTCCATCAATCCTGCCATTCGAGTTTTTGCTGCTGAACCTGAGGGAGCTAATGATGCAGCTCAATCCAAAGAAGCTGGAAGGATAATAACATTGTCTGAGACCAACACTGTAGCAGATGGACTTCGAGCTTTTCTGGGAGATCTGACCTG GCCAATTGTAAGAGATCTTGTCGATGGCATTGTAACTGTAGAGGACAAGGAGATAATAAATGCAATGAAACTCTGTTACGAGATTCTGAAGGTTGCAGTAGAACCTAGTGGAGCAATAGGCCTCGCAGCTGTTTTATCTGATAGTTTCAAGAACAATCCTGCATGGAAGGATTGCACCAATATAGGAATCATTCTTTCTGGAG CAACAAAATAA
- the LOC112175491 gene encoding serine racemase isoform X6 — translation MFPKGVRSHLAVHDVCDGAFKFRGACNAVFSLDDDQAAKGVVTHSSGNHAAALSFAAKLRGIPAYIVIPKNAPKCKVENVVRYGGQVIWSEPTMQSRESTAAKVLQETGAVLLHPYNDRRIISGQGTISLELLEQQVPHLDAIVVPISGGGLISGVALAAKSINPAIRVFAAEPEGANDAAQSKEAGRIITLSETNTVADGLRAFLGDLTWPIVRDLVDGIVTVEDKEIINAMKLCYEILKVAVEPSGAIGLAAVLSDSFKNNPAWKDCTNIGIILSGGNVDLGIIWDSYTK, via the exons ATGTTTCCAAAAGGGGTGAGAAGCCATTTAGCAGTTCATGATGTTTGTGA TGGCGCTTTCAAATTCAGAGGCGCTTGCAATGCCGTGTTTTCACTTGATGATGATCAGGCTGCTAAGGGGGTTGTAACACATAGCAG TGGTAACCATGCTGCAGCATTGTCTTTCGCTGCAAAACTACGGGGTATTCCTGCATATATAGTTATACCGAAAAATGCTCCAAAATGCAAAGTTGAGAATGTCGTGCGTTACGGTGGCCAGGTTATCTGGAGTGAGCCAACAATGCAGTCGAGGGAAAGTACTGCAGCCAAGGTACTGCAAGAAACTGGCGCAGTTCTTCTACATCCCTACAATGACAGGCGCATAATAAG TGGCCAGGGTACCATATCATTGGAGTTACTGGAGCAACAAGTTCCACATTTAGATGCTATTGTAGTTCCCATAAGTG GAGGTGGCTTGATATCAGGTGTGGCTTTAGCTGCTAAGTCCATCAATCCTGCCATTCGAGTTTTTGCTGCTGAACCTGAGGGAGCTAATGATGCAGCTCAATCCAAAGAAGCTGGAAGGATAATAACATTGTCTGAGACCAACACTGTAGCAGATGGACTTCGAGCTTTTCTGGGAGATCTGACCTG GCCAATTGTAAGAGATCTTGTCGATGGCATTGTAACTGTAGAGGACAAGGAGATAATAAATGCAATGAAACTCTGTTACGAGATTCTGAAGGTTGCAGTAGAACCTAGTGGAGCAATAGGCCTCGCAGCTGTTTTATCTGATAGTTTCAAGAACAATCCTGCATGGAAGGATTGCACCAATATAGGAATCATTCTTTCTGGAGGTAATGTTGATCTAGGCATCATATGGGATTCATACACAAAATAA
- the LOC112179856 gene encoding probable LRR receptor-like serine/threonine-protein kinase At1g63430 — translation MRAFASLLLLGLICGVLFLGCDSFPSKEVWALTHFKEAIYEDPHMVLSDWNSLDSDPCAWSGVTCALTRDHVIKINISSSSIRGFLVPDLGDLTFLQELILHGNRLLGILPKELGSLKYLTILDLGLNELTGPIPPELGNLTNVVKINLQSNGLSGKLPPELGNLGYLKELYLDRNKLQGTVPAGGNKGITSSDSNVHGMYSSNLTGLCRSSQLRVADLSYNFFVGSIPKCLEYLPRTSFQGNCLQKQDPKQRPADMCVGAPPSKGHPAVNPKHKPTKDVPKHPDTSKPAWLLALEVVTGTMVCSLVLVAVVTGLQKCNSKSSIIIPWKKSGTEKDHTTIYIDSEMLKDVVRFNRQDLEVACEDFSNIIGSSPDSLVYKGNMKGGPEIAVISLCIKEEHWTGYLELYFQREVTDLSRLTHENTGKLLGYCSESTPFTRMLVFEYASNGTLYEHLHYGEGCQLSWTRRMKIVIGIARGLKYLHMELEPPFTISELNSSAVYLTDDFLPKLVDFESWKTIIARSEKNSGSIGSQGAICVLPNSMEARHLDVQGNVYAFGVLLLEIISGRPPYCKDKGCLVDWAKDYLELPDVMPHVVDPELKHFSCDDLKVLCDVVNLCIHPEPTKRPSMQEVYTMLESQIDTSVSLELKASSLAWAELALSS, via the exons ATGAGGGCATTTGCCTCGTTGCTGCTTCTGGGTTTGATATGTGGGGTTCTCTTTCTGGGTTGTGATTCATTCCCTTCAAAGGAAG TTTGGGCCCTTACACACTTTAAGGAAGCTATATATGAAGACCCACATATGGTTTTATCGGATTGGAATTCCTTGGATTCGGATCCTTGTGCCTGGTCCGGCGTTACATGCGCTCTGACTCGAGACCATGTTATAAAGAT TAACATTTCCAGTTCATCTATAAGGGGGTTTCTTGTACCAGACTTGGGTGATCTCACCTTCTTGCAAGAACT AATTTTGCATGGGAACAGGCTGCTTGGAATATTACCTAAGGAACTGGGTTCGTTAAAATACCTGACCATCTTGGATTTGGGATTGAATGAACTCACTGGTCCAATTCCTCCGGAGCTTGGGAACTTGACCAACGTTGTGAAAAT AAATCTCCAGTCGAATGGGTTGTCTGGTAAGCTACCTCCTGAACTTGGCAATTTGGGATACCTTAAGGAACTTTATTTGGACAGGAATAAGCTTCAAGGAACTGTTCCTGCTGGTGGCAATAAAGGAATCACATCTAGTGATTCTAACGTACATGGGAT GTATTCCTCAAACTTGACAGGTCTTTGCCGCTCATCTCAGTTAAGAGTAGCTGATCTCTCATACAACTTCTTTGTTGGTAGCATACCTAAGTGCTTGGAGTATCTTCCGAG GACTAGCTTTCAGGGAAATTGCCTCCAGAAACAAGATCCGAAACAGCGTCCTGCAGATATGTGTG TTGGTGCTCCACCTTCTAAAGGCCATCCTGCAGTTAACCCAAAGCACAAACCTACTAAAGATGTCCCCAAACATCCAGACACATCAAAGCCAGCCTGGCTTTTGGCTTTGGAAGTAGTGACAGGAACCATGGTGTGCTCTCTTGTTTTAGTTGCTGTTGTCACTGGTCTTCAGAAATGCAATAGCAAATCTTCTATAATAATTCCTTGGAAGAAATCAGGAACTGAAAAGGACCATACTACAATCTACATAG ATTCCGAGATGTTGAAGGATGTTGTTAGATTCAACAGACAAGATCTTGAAGTAGCGTGTGAAGACTTCAGCAATATTATTGGCTCCTCACCTGATAGTTTGGTTTACAAGGGCAACATGAAAGGTGGGCCAGAGATTGCTGTGATATCCCTTTGCATTAAGGAAGAGCATTGGACAGGTTATCTTGAGCTCTATTTTCAGAGAGAGGTGACAGATTTGTCAAGATTGACTCACGAGAATACAGGAAAGTTACTGGGTTATTGTAGTGAGAGCACCCCATTTACAAGGATGCTGGTTTTTGAATATGCTTCAAATGGGACACTGTATGAGCACCTCCATT ATGGAGAAGGATGCCAGTTAAGTTGGACAAGGCGCATGAAAATTGTAATAGGCATTGCTCGGGGGCTCAAGTATCTCCACATGGAACTTGAGCCACCATTTACAATATCAGAGTTAAATTCTAGTGCTGTATATCTTACAGATGATTTCTTGCCCAAG CTGGTTGATTTTGAAAGTTGGAAGACAATTATTGCGCGGTCAGAAAAAAACTCGGGTTCTATTGGCAGCCAAGGTGCTATTTGTGTTCTTCCAAATTCTATGGAAGCACGCCACCTGGATGTTCAAGGCAATGTTTATGCTTTTGGGGTACTTTTACTGGAAATAATTAGTGGGAGGCCTCCATACTGCAAGGATAAAGGGTGTTTGGTAGACTGG GCCAAAGATTATCTTGAGCTGCCAGACGTGATGCCTCATGTGGTGGATCCTGAATTGAAACATTTCAGTTGTGATGACCTCAAGGTTCTATGTGACGTGGTAAATCTCTGTATCCATCCAGAACCCACCAAGCGGCCATCGATGCAGGAAGTATACACCATGTTAGAGAGCCAAATCGACACATCGGTGTCACTTGAGCTTAAAGCATCTTCTTTGGCATGGGCTGAGCTTGCACTTTCATCCTAA